A stretch of Saccharothrix texasensis DNA encodes these proteins:
- a CDS encoding PspC domain-containing protein translates to MTNDVLTEATAKVKKLRRSRTDKMVAGVCGGVAKLLGVDAALVRILLVAATLFGFGTGAVLYLACWLLMPEED, encoded by the coding sequence ATGACGAACGACGTGCTCACCGAAGCCACCGCCAAGGTCAAGAAGCTCCGCCGCAGCCGGACCGACAAGATGGTCGCGGGCGTCTGCGGCGGCGTCGCCAAGCTCCTCGGCGTGGACGCGGCGCTGGTCCGCATCCTGCTGGTCGCCGCCACCCTCTTCGGGTTCGGCACGGGCGCGGTCCTCTACCTCGCCTGCTGGCTCCTCATGCCCGAAGAGGACTGA